The proteins below are encoded in one region of Pseudoduganella armeniaca:
- a CDS encoding SAV_2336 N-terminal domain-related protein yields the protein MIERLTRALIEAGLTPEPGELADLLWLLPRLHGTGRANPVAAAGDAVPAAPETPARHGAPDAADALASDPEGLADEGSAQPTDFTPVTPGFEPGNYVDGVLHVRGVAASGMPCTVGGALQAFFKRTASPSLHVMDEERTAEEAVETGIWLPVMDVERDYGWDVVLVLEESETSPLWTDAVGEFSAMLATQAAFRRVHRLRCDPANMHLTDEHGNTGPLSHWCGNATAQVLYVSDTLSPAWREGTMQAQLRRWCEVGPLTLLQPMPRRAWRHLPLGLPELKLSAHAPVRHNRQLSIDASDWFGRPPANAFAVPVIGFDAASLRRWAGVMTGHAEVEVPGFYLAPGSVGATASEPRLASREAPSGPERVAMFRQMASTGAYELAVHLSVMDELTIPVMRLIQRIMHPNSGAGELAEVFLGDCSSGRRSRQPMGPSAGITLSRPYGRR from the coding sequence GTGATCGAGCGCCTGACGCGCGCCCTGATCGAGGCGGGCCTCACGCCGGAGCCGGGCGAGCTGGCGGACTTGCTCTGGCTGCTGCCACGGCTTCACGGTACGGGCCGCGCCAATCCGGTTGCGGCGGCAGGGGATGCGGTACCGGCCGCGCCCGAGACGCCCGCACGGCATGGGGCGCCCGACGCCGCCGATGCGTTGGCGTCGGATCCGGAAGGCCTGGCTGATGAAGGCAGCGCGCAGCCGACCGATTTCACGCCCGTCACGCCGGGCTTCGAGCCGGGCAACTATGTCGACGGCGTGCTGCATGTGAGGGGCGTTGCCGCGTCCGGCATGCCGTGCACTGTGGGTGGCGCGCTGCAGGCGTTCTTCAAGCGCACGGCGTCACCATCGTTGCATGTCATGGACGAGGAGAGGACAGCGGAAGAGGCGGTGGAGACGGGCATCTGGCTGCCGGTCATGGACGTCGAACGCGACTACGGCTGGGACGTCGTGCTGGTGCTGGAGGAGAGTGAAACCAGCCCACTCTGGACGGATGCCGTGGGCGAGTTCTCCGCCATGCTGGCGACCCAGGCTGCGTTCCGGCGCGTGCACCGGCTGCGCTGCGATCCGGCCAACATGCACTTGACCGACGAGCACGGCAACACCGGACCCTTGTCGCACTGGTGCGGCAACGCCACGGCCCAGGTCTTGTATGTCAGCGATACTCTGTCGCCTGCCTGGCGCGAGGGCACGATGCAGGCCCAGCTGCGTAGGTGGTGCGAGGTCGGCCCCCTGACCTTGCTGCAGCCCATGCCGCGCCGGGCATGGCGTCATCTGCCTTTGGGTTTGCCCGAGCTGAAGTTGTCCGCCCATGCGCCCGTGCGACACAACCGGCAGTTGTCCATCGATGCCAGCGACTGGTTCGGGCGGCCGCCAGCAAATGCGTTCGCGGTGCCGGTGATCGGGTTCGATGCCGCCTCGTTACGGCGCTGGGCCGGGGTCATGACGGGGCACGCCGAGGTCGAGGTACCTGGCTTCTATCTGGCCCCTGGATCCGTCGGAGCAACCGCCAGCGAGCCCAGGCTGGCCAGCCGGGAAGCGCCCAGCGGCCCGGAACGAGTGGCGATGTTCCGGCAGATGGCGTCCACGGGCGCCTACGAATTGGCCGTGCATTTGTCGGTCATGGATGAACTGACCATCCCCGTGATGCGCCTGATCCAGCGCATCATGCATCCCAATAGCGGCGCGGGCGAGCTGGCGGAAGTGTTCTTGGGGGACTGCTCGAGCGGGCGCCGCTCGCGCCAGCCGATGGGGCCGAGCGCCGGTATCACTTTATCCAGGCCGTACGGGAGGCGCTGA
- a CDS encoding AAA family ATPase — MTLEHNTTEQPSWRLFHGDRASHPLRAMPEAPPWRKPRADPKLARAYDDKRPEMSEATRQRGITYQASEEIVQMVNAALHLRRPLLVTGAPGTGKSSLIDAVALELGLGEPLRWPVNSRSTLREALYNYDAIGRAQHRANRQEDADALKDEDFLELGPLGTALVPALRPRPLLIDEMDKADVDLANDLLNVLEEGQFHIRELSRLPKESYAVRMFGSEQKVEVVKGSVARYEFPLLIITSNGERGFPPAFLRRCLQVKMPDPASDVQRLTEIVAAHLDRDTALQAKSIIRQFVDKAAAGETVATDQLLNAVQLVFGGYRLTEADRDAMVERLMVSLAGNVR; from the coding sequence ATGACACTCGAGCACAACACAACCGAACAACCGTCGTGGCGCCTGTTCCACGGTGACCGGGCGTCGCACCCGCTCCGGGCCATGCCGGAAGCGCCGCCCTGGCGCAAGCCGCGCGCCGACCCCAAGCTGGCGCGTGCCTATGACGACAAGCGACCGGAGATGTCGGAGGCTACCCGGCAGCGCGGCATCACCTACCAGGCCAGCGAGGAGATCGTCCAGATGGTGAACGCCGCGTTGCACCTGCGCCGGCCGCTGCTGGTGACCGGTGCGCCTGGCACCGGCAAGTCGTCGCTGATCGATGCCGTCGCGCTGGAACTGGGCCTCGGCGAACCCCTGCGCTGGCCCGTCAACTCGCGCAGCACGCTGCGCGAGGCCCTGTACAACTACGATGCGATCGGTCGCGCGCAGCACCGTGCCAACCGCCAGGAAGACGCCGATGCCCTGAAGGACGAGGACTTCCTGGAGCTCGGCCCGCTGGGCACGGCGCTGGTGCCCGCCTTGCGGCCGCGTCCGCTCTTGATCGACGAAATGGACAAGGCAGACGTGGACCTGGCCAACGATCTGCTGAACGTGCTGGAGGAAGGCCAGTTCCACATCCGCGAACTGAGCCGGCTACCGAAGGAATCGTACGCGGTCAGGATGTTCGGCAGCGAGCAGAAGGTCGAGGTCGTGAAAGGAAGCGTGGCGCGCTACGAATTCCCGCTGCTGATCATTACCAGCAACGGCGAGCGTGGCTTTCCGCCGGCGTTTCTGCGGCGCTGCCTGCAAGTCAAGATGCCGGACCCCGCCAGCGATGTCCAGCGGCTGACCGAGATCGTGGCGGCGCACCTGGACCGAGATACCGCACTGCAGGCCAAATCGATCATCCGGCAATTCGTCGACAAGGCTGCCGCCGGAGAAACGGTGGCCACGGACCAGTTGCTCAATGCGGTCCAGCTCGTCTTTGGCGGCTATCGCCTGACCGAAGCGGATCGTGACGCCATGGTGGAGCGCCTGATGGTCAGCCTGGCGGGGAACGTCCGGTGA
- a CDS encoding TolC family protein: MGGKRQARVALAQAGLGVATGAAQLRRQALRADVIAAYFDALIAQERASLAGDAAALAERSADVVARRVAAGKASPVDAARARLVPADARIDSARADTALTIARQRLEALIGTPLAARPLASADTAPPPALPANADNADNAPAVRRASSELALQQARVGAERAARVPDLTLTLGSQRDDQLARRQAVVGLALPLPLFDRNAGNVVAARERAAQAQAQLDAARLEAGTALSAARLQYAQARDEAALLAQTVVPDARSVYESTLKGFEYGKFAFLDVLDAQRTLLQARTRHLQALQDAWRARAELEQLAGHDQEQP; encoded by the coding sequence CTGGGCGGCAAGCGGCAGGCGCGCGTCGCGCTGGCCCAGGCGGGGCTCGGCGTCGCCACCGGCGCGGCGCAACTGCGCCGCCAGGCGCTGCGCGCCGACGTCATCGCCGCCTATTTCGATGCGCTGATCGCGCAGGAGCGCGCGAGCTTGGCCGGCGACGCGGCCGCGCTGGCCGAGCGCAGTGCCGACGTGGTGGCGCGCCGCGTGGCGGCCGGCAAGGCCTCGCCCGTCGACGCGGCACGGGCCCGCCTGGTACCGGCCGACGCGCGCATCGACAGCGCGCGCGCCGACACCGCCCTGACCATCGCGCGCCAGCGGCTGGAGGCACTGATCGGCACGCCGCTGGCGGCGCGCCCGCTGGCAAGCGCCGATACCGCGCCGCCGCCTGCCCTGCCGGCCAATGCGGACAATGCGGACAATGCGCCGGCGGTGCGCCGCGCCAGCAGCGAACTGGCCCTGCAGCAGGCCCGGGTCGGCGCCGAGCGCGCCGCCCGCGTGCCCGACCTGACGCTGACGCTGGGCAGCCAGCGTGACGACCAGCTGGCGCGGCGCCAGGCCGTCGTCGGCCTGGCGCTCCCGCTGCCGCTGTTTGACCGCAATGCCGGCAATGTCGTGGCAGCGCGTGAACGCGCCGCCCAGGCCCAGGCCCAGCTCGACGCGGCCAGGCTGGAGGCCGGGACGGCGCTGTCGGCCGCGCGGCTGCAGTACGCCCAAGCGCGCGACGAGGCCGCGCTACTGGCACAAACCGTCGTGCCGGACGCGCGCAGCGTCTACGAATCCACGCTGAAGGGCTTCGAGTACGGCAAGTTCGCCTTCCTCGACGTGCTGGACGCGCAGCGCACGCTGCTGCAGGCGCGCACCCGCCACCTGCAGGCACTGCAGGACGCGTGGCGCGCCCGCGCCGAACTCGAGCAACTTGCCGGCCACGACCAGGAGCAGCCATGA
- a CDS encoding efflux RND transporter periplasmic adaptor subunit — protein MTRTQKRLIALLCAIAAALALAIWWRAPAGSEPAGHAGHADSHGHDDRHPEAPVPQAEEDGTVAMTEAQLRGNGIGIDIARPAAIQERLHLPAQVKVDAERTVAVAAPAAGIVQSVLVSPGSAVRKGDALLVLRSPEVAQWRADAASARQRVLLAESVYQRERKLWDEQISARQDMEAADTALREARIAAQAARQRLAALGIGDGDAQMATVTLRAPLAGVVIERPAVAGQAIDGSTALLTIADLSRVWIEAAVASGDLAQVAPGMPATVTAAALPREVAGSVSYVGPVLGEATRMATARVTLPNPALRLRPGMLATVDLLASRWRRPSRWRTKRSRRSTSAAWCSYARPPASAPAPCRWGARTAGAARSSRGWRPARALPPPAAISSRPTSGSPRPSMTIEGAPCMNV, from the coding sequence ATGACCCGAACGCAGAAACGACTGATCGCGCTGCTGTGCGCCATTGCCGCGGCGCTCGCGCTGGCGATCTGGTGGCGCGCGCCGGCGGGCAGCGAGCCCGCCGGCCACGCGGGCCATGCGGATTCGCACGGCCACGACGACCGCCACCCCGAGGCGCCGGTGCCGCAGGCGGAGGAAGACGGCACCGTCGCGATGACGGAGGCGCAGCTACGCGGCAACGGCATCGGCATCGATATCGCGCGCCCGGCCGCCATCCAGGAGCGGCTGCACCTGCCGGCCCAGGTCAAGGTCGACGCCGAGCGCACCGTCGCCGTCGCGGCGCCGGCGGCCGGCATCGTGCAATCGGTGCTGGTGTCGCCCGGCAGCGCCGTGCGCAAAGGCGATGCGCTGCTGGTGCTGCGCAGTCCCGAGGTGGCGCAATGGCGTGCCGATGCCGCCAGCGCGCGCCAGCGCGTGCTGCTGGCCGAATCGGTATACCAGCGCGAGCGCAAGCTGTGGGACGAGCAAATCTCGGCGCGCCAGGACATGGAAGCGGCCGACACGGCGCTGCGCGAGGCCCGCATCGCCGCGCAGGCCGCCCGCCAGCGGCTGGCCGCGCTCGGCATCGGCGATGGCGACGCGCAGATGGCGACCGTCACGCTGCGGGCACCGCTGGCCGGCGTCGTCATCGAGCGTCCGGCCGTCGCCGGCCAGGCCATCGACGGCAGCACGGCGCTGCTGACGATCGCCGACCTGTCGCGGGTATGGATCGAGGCCGCGGTGGCGTCCGGCGACCTGGCGCAGGTGGCGCCGGGGATGCCGGCCACCGTCACGGCGGCGGCGCTGCCGCGCGAGGTGGCCGGCAGCGTGTCCTATGTTGGCCCGGTGCTGGGCGAGGCGACGCGCATGGCGACGGCCAGGGTGACCTTGCCGAACCCGGCACTGCGCCTGCGGCCCGGCATGCTGGCCACCGTCGACCTGCTGGCCAGCCGCTGGCGGCGCCCGTCACGGTGGCGAACGAAGCGATCCAGACGATCCACGAGCGCAGCGTGGTGTTCGTACGCACGCCCGCCGGCTTCCGCGCCAGCCCCGTGCAGGTGGGGCGCTCGGACGGCAGGCGCAGCGAGATCGTCAAGGGGCTGGCGGCCGGCGCGCGCGTTGCCGCCGCCGGCAGCTATCTCCTCAAGGCCGACCTCGGGAAGTCCGAGGCCGAGCATGACCATTGAGGGGGCGCCATGTATGAACGTTTGA
- a CDS encoding glycosyltransferase: protein MRVGILSYPMLFQREGGLQVQVRETIAALNRLGQDAAHPLQAELVDPNRERLDSYDLIHVFSAINGNYRVVEAATEMGVPVVLSPLLSPGWDRASGFRARVADRLAGRLTAWHVQTSYAQTKKALQLARLVIALGEPERDAIMSGFLIESSKIRVFPNGISRQFFMARPELFRHRTGITGPFVLMAGTISPYKNQLGLVQALEGLDLPIVLIGRCAREDQGYLDAVLRSPSVRWLGELQHQDPLLAGAFAAASVVALPSHGEVFPLAVLEALAAGTPVVMTDENALDLRESAFALRKVAWHDAVAQRAAIQQFLAEPPDRAAVRALVDQYTWQRVASQIANCYFDLAARLAAERTAQPLPPRVHPTMALQQAAPAEHSAALQEEGDAGVL from the coding sequence ATGCGTGTAGGCATATTGTCGTACCCGATGCTGTTCCAGCGCGAGGGCGGCCTGCAGGTGCAGGTGCGGGAAACCATCGCGGCGCTGAACCGGCTGGGCCAGGACGCCGCCCATCCATTGCAGGCCGAGCTGGTCGACCCGAACCGCGAGCGGCTGGACAGCTACGACCTGATCCATGTGTTTTCCGCGATCAATGGCAACTACCGCGTGGTCGAAGCGGCCACCGAGATGGGCGTGCCCGTGGTGCTGTCGCCACTGTTGTCGCCCGGTTGGGACCGCGCCTCGGGCTTTCGCGCCCGCGTGGCCGACCGGCTGGCCGGGCGCCTGACGGCGTGGCACGTGCAGACCAGCTACGCGCAGACCAAGAAGGCGCTGCAGCTGGCGCGCCTGGTGATCGCGCTGGGCGAGCCGGAGCGCGACGCGATCATGTCCGGCTTCCTGATCGAGTCATCGAAGATTCGCGTGTTCCCGAACGGGATCAGCCGGCAGTTCTTCATGGCCCGTCCCGAACTGTTCCGCCATCGCACCGGCATCACGGGACCGTTCGTCCTGATGGCCGGCACGATCAGCCCCTACAAGAACCAGTTGGGTCTGGTGCAGGCGCTGGAAGGGCTGGATTTGCCGATCGTGCTGATCGGTCGCTGCGCGCGCGAGGACCAAGGCTACCTGGACGCCGTGCTGCGCTCGCCTTCGGTGCGCTGGCTGGGCGAGCTGCAGCACCAGGACCCATTGCTTGCCGGCGCTTTCGCGGCCGCCTCGGTGGTCGCCTTGCCCAGCCACGGCGAAGTCTTCCCGCTGGCGGTGCTCGAAGCGCTGGCCGCCGGCACCCCCGTCGTCATGACCGACGAGAACGCGCTGGACCTGCGCGAGAGCGCGTTCGCGCTACGCAAGGTGGCGTGGCACGACGCGGTGGCACAGCGCGCGGCCATCCAGCAATTCCTGGCCGAGCCGCCCGACCGCGCGGCCGTACGCGCCCTGGTGGACCAGTACACCTGGCAGCGCGTGGCATCGCAGATCGCCAACTGCTACTTCGACCTGGCGGCGCGGCTGGCCGCCGAACGTACCGCACAGCCGCTGCCGCCGCGCGTGCATCCCACTATGGCGCTCCAGCAAGCCGCGCCGGCCGAGCACAGCGCCGCATTGCAGGAGGAGGGCGATGCGGGCGTGCTTTAG
- a CDS encoding glycosyltransferase family 2 protein, with translation MLMATFNGAATLPKVLEGYRHLLPPPGGWRLVVADNGSTDATAQVLAAHVGRLPLLTVLEPRRGKNAALNTALALALREPGAPAHLFVFTDDDATPEPAWLLRLAEAAAAQPDCTMFGGAIVPDWAAAPPSWIERLVPLGLTFGITPPQQADGPIFPGLIWGANMALRRGLFEAGLRFDETIGPTAAPMRWAARRS, from the coding sequence GTGCTCATGGCGACCTTCAATGGCGCCGCCACCTTGCCCAAGGTGCTGGAAGGCTACCGCCACCTGCTGCCGCCGCCCGGCGGCTGGCGCCTGGTCGTCGCCGACAACGGCAGCACCGACGCGACCGCGCAGGTGCTGGCGGCGCATGTCGGGCGGCTACCGTTGCTGACGGTGCTGGAACCGCGGCGCGGCAAGAACGCCGCGCTGAACACCGCGCTCGCCCTGGCCCTGCGCGAGCCCGGCGCGCCGGCGCACCTGTTCGTGTTTACCGACGACGACGCAACGCCCGAACCGGCGTGGCTGCTGCGCCTGGCGGAGGCGGCCGCCGCCCAGCCGGATTGCACGATGTTCGGCGGCGCCATCGTGCCCGACTGGGCCGCCGCGCCGCCATCCTGGATCGAACGGCTGGTGCCGCTGGGCCTGACCTTCGGCATCACGCCGCCGCAGCAGGCCGACGGGCCCATTTTCCCGGGCCTGATCTGGGGCGCCAACATGGCCCTGCGGCGCGGCTTGTTCGAAGCCGGCCTGCGCTTCGACGAAACCATCGGCCCCACGGCGGCGCCTATGCGATGGGCAGCGAGACGCAGCTGA
- a CDS encoding putative O-glycosylation ligase, exosortase A system-associated: MRDLLVTLLVFAALPYVLKRPVYGGLMWVWISVMNPHTQGWGFATTFPFAYIIAIATLISLAKSRERNRFPLTPISLALLAFVFWMNLTTPFAMFSNGAWNQYTKVMKIMGMTFVLMMVLRERADIGRLIWVLVISLGFYGVKGGLFTIRSGGNDRVWGPVGTFIGDNNALALALIMTIPLMYYLMHDLPRRWMRHAMLAAMALSGLAALGSYSRGGLLAIVAMLGFMWVKSRHKLSGAVLLVLLVPPALLFMPEQWGARMDTIGDYQADSSAMGRLNAWHMAYNLAKDRFMGGGYACYEPLTFALYAPNPTDVHAAHSIYFQALAEHGFVGLGFYLLLGWFTWRSAAVIVRRCRGCAELDWAARLAAMIQASLIGFAVGGAFLSLLYWDVPYYLMAAVIAMRAQVALQLGPERGRARSGATTLPGRPNAPAATR; this comes from the coding sequence ATGCGCGATCTGCTCGTCACCCTGCTGGTCTTCGCCGCCCTGCCCTATGTGCTGAAGCGCCCCGTCTACGGCGGGCTGATGTGGGTCTGGATCAGCGTCATGAATCCCCACACGCAGGGCTGGGGCTTCGCCACCACGTTCCCGTTCGCCTACATCATCGCCATCGCCACCCTGATCAGCCTGGCGAAGTCACGCGAACGAAACCGCTTCCCCCTGACGCCCATCAGCCTCGCCCTGCTCGCCTTCGTGTTCTGGATGAACTTGACGACGCCGTTCGCGATGTTCTCGAACGGTGCCTGGAACCAGTACACCAAGGTGATGAAGATCATGGGCATGACATTCGTGCTGATGATGGTGCTGCGCGAACGGGCCGACATCGGGCGCCTGATCTGGGTGCTCGTCATCTCGCTAGGTTTCTACGGCGTCAAGGGCGGCCTGTTTACGATCCGCAGCGGCGGCAACGACCGGGTCTGGGGCCCGGTCGGCACGTTCATCGGCGACAACAACGCGCTGGCCCTGGCGCTGATCATGACGATCCCGCTGATGTACTACCTGATGCACGACCTGCCGCGCCGCTGGATGCGCCACGCCATGCTGGCGGCGATGGCGCTGTCCGGCCTGGCGGCACTGGGCAGCTATTCGCGCGGCGGGCTGCTGGCCATCGTGGCGATGCTGGGCTTCATGTGGGTGAAGAGCCGCCACAAGCTGTCCGGCGCCGTGCTGCTGGTGCTGCTCGTGCCGCCGGCGCTGCTGTTCATGCCCGAGCAGTGGGGCGCCCGCATGGACACGATCGGCGACTACCAGGCCGACTCGTCCGCCATGGGCCGGCTGAACGCGTGGCACATGGCCTACAACCTGGCCAAGGACCGCTTCATGGGCGGCGGTTACGCCTGCTACGAACCGCTGACCTTCGCGCTGTACGCGCCCAACCCGACCGACGTGCATGCCGCCCACAGCATCTATTTCCAGGCCCTGGCCGAACATGGCTTCGTCGGCCTCGGCTTCTACTTGCTGCTGGGATGGTTCACCTGGCGCTCCGCCGCCGTCATCGTGCGGCGCTGCCGCGGCTGCGCGGAGCTGGACTGGGCGGCGCGCCTGGCCGCGATGATCCAGGCCAGCCTGATCGGCTTTGCCGTCGGTGGCGCGTTCCTCAGCTTGTTGTACTGGGACGTGCCTTATTACCTGATGGCCGCCGTCATCGCGATGCGCGCCCAGGTGGCGCTGCAGCTCGGACCGGAACGGGGCCGGGCACGCAGCGGCGCGACGACACTGCCGGGCCGGCCCAATGCGCCGGCGGCAACGCGATGA
- a CDS encoding GNAT family N-acetyltransferase, with amino-acid sequence MADIPWGYPRPRDVLARRLREGSHSLAAWRDGELAGFLWYQFDAYQEDEVRARYQLPSRRSAWDYDVYVQPHLRLGPTFARLWHEAHRRLHARGVRWTCSRISAFNPDSLRAHGRLGTVRLGSATFLVLGRWQCMLADVAPYLHLSRGPASFPLLTFDTDALERTHPHTTQETPCHPEPP; translated from the coding sequence ATGGCCGACATCCCGTGGGGCTATCCGCGCCCGCGCGACGTGCTGGCCCGGCGCCTGCGGGAAGGCAGCCACAGCCTGGCCGCCTGGCGCGACGGCGAACTGGCGGGCTTCCTGTGGTACCAGTTCGATGCCTACCAGGAGGACGAGGTGCGGGCGCGCTATCAGCTGCCGTCGCGCCGTTCGGCCTGGGACTACGACGTGTACGTGCAGCCACACCTGCGGCTGGGGCCCACGTTCGCGCGCCTGTGGCACGAAGCGCACCGCCGGCTGCATGCGCGGGGCGTGCGCTGGACCTGCAGCCGGATCTCGGCCTTCAATCCCGACTCCCTGCGCGCGCACGGCCGCCTCGGCACGGTGCGGCTGGGCAGCGCCACCTTTCTCGTGCTGGGGCGCTGGCAATGCATGTTGGCCGACGTGGCGCCCTACCTGCACCTGTCGCGCGGCCCGGCCTCGTTTCCTCTCTTGACCTTCGACACCGACGCGCTGGAGCGCACCCACCCCCACACGACCCAGGAGACCCCATGCCATCCCGAACCGCCCTGA
- a CDS encoding ABC transporter permease, whose amino-acid sequence MPSRTALILALGLAAAASCRAATDCPPLAPNTTTGGDYTNPADRQKLEVVERFHFTPNVERLERGQSGSIGADMSYTLEHFANHHRALTALARLAVREKNPRPHGAKLAVDCYFGRAIAYRPDDARVRAIFGGYLLALGQEAAALAQLEEAARLEPRNATNQYNLGLLYVRQKEYAKARVAARQAYELGFPLPGLKNKLEAAGQWQER is encoded by the coding sequence ATGCCATCCCGAACCGCCCTGATCCTGGCACTTGGCCTGGCCGCTGCCGCCAGCTGCCGCGCCGCCACCGACTGCCCGCCCTTGGCGCCCAACACCACGACCGGCGGCGACTACACCAATCCGGCCGACCGCCAGAAGCTGGAAGTGGTCGAGCGCTTCCACTTCACGCCCAACGTGGAGCGGCTCGAACGCGGCCAGTCCGGCAGCATCGGCGCCGACATGTCCTACACCCTGGAGCACTTTGCCAACCACCACCGTGCCCTGACCGCGCTGGCGCGCCTGGCGGTACGGGAAAAGAATCCGCGGCCGCACGGCGCCAAGCTGGCCGTGGACTGCTATTTCGGCCGCGCCATCGCCTACCGTCCCGACGATGCGCGCGTGCGGGCCATCTTCGGCGGCTACCTGCTGGCGCTGGGCCAGGAGGCGGCCGCGCTGGCCCAGCTGGAGGAAGCGGCGCGGCTGGAGCCGCGTAACGCGACCAACCAATACAACCTCGGCCTGCTGTACGTCAGGCAGAAGGAATACGCCAAGGCGCGCGTTGCGGCGCGCCAGGCGTATGAACTGGGATTCCCGTTGCCGGGACTGAAAAACAAGCTGGAGGCGGCGGGACAGTGGCAAGAGCGCTGA